Proteins from a genomic interval of Cyanobium sp. AMD-g:
- the ribH gene encoding 6,7-dimethyl-8-ribityllumazine synthase — MTVFEGRFTDVADLRIGLVIARFNDLVTGKLLSGCLDSLSRHGIDVGPESSQLDVAWVPGSFEIPLVAQRLAASGRYQVVITLGAVIRGDTPHFDVVVAEVSKGVAAVARDTGVPVIFGVLTTDTLQQALERAGIKSNLGWSYGLQALEMGSLMAALPKQQP, encoded by the coding sequence TTGACGGTTTTCGAAGGCCGCTTCACCGATGTCGCCGATCTGCGGATCGGCCTGGTGATCGCCCGCTTCAACGATCTGGTGACCGGCAAGCTGCTGAGCGGCTGCCTCGATTCCCTTTCCCGCCATGGCATTGATGTGGGCCCCGAGAGCAGCCAGCTCGACGTGGCCTGGGTGCCGGGCAGCTTCGAGATCCCCCTGGTGGCCCAGCGGCTGGCTGCCAGCGGCCGCTACCAGGTGGTGATCACCCTGGGGGCGGTGATCCGCGGCGACACGCCCCACTTCGATGTGGTGGTGGCCGAGGTGAGCAAGGGCGTGGCCGCCGTGGCCCGCGACACCGGCGTGCCGGTGATCTTCGGGGTGCTCACCACCGACACCCTGCAGCAGGCCCTGGAGCGGGCCGGCATCAAGAGCAACCTGGGCTGGAGCTACGGCCTCCAGGCCCTGGAGATGGGCAGCCTGATGGCGGCCCTGCCCAAGCAACAGCCATGA
- a CDS encoding ATP-grasp domain-containing protein produces the protein MSSSRPKVLIWGIAGASLGLEIAKSLAKDGGFDVLGADISPQAYGHYSDLFKQTFVLNGVSFLSDVFKILSGEQIDFLIAGGDVVARVCAGIEEDVKAAGAVYVGNNEATVKTCADKHLCFDLLSRQGIPCPPTHLLSETGAFSYDATYPIIVKPRIESGGSRGISILYNADDLHSFASLHADDANSWICQEYLKDSTNELTIGVLSQRDGTAAGSILLRRTFQNMLSVHDRGQEHLISSGSSQGEFFRDGDIEAAAMQIADAVGSSGPLNIQCRLKNGVIMPFEINPRFSASTYLRALAGVNEVSLFLNHLLSGSPIRYPVPSEGLALRSFAECFVPSQQDAG, from the coding sequence ATGAGTTCATCCCGGCCGAAAGTCTTGATTTGGGGAATTGCGGGAGCCTCCCTTGGATTGGAGATAGCCAAGTCCTTGGCTAAGGATGGCGGCTTTGATGTACTTGGTGCCGATATCAGTCCGCAGGCCTATGGACACTATTCTGACCTATTCAAACAAACATTTGTTCTGAACGGGGTGTCCTTCCTCTCAGACGTATTCAAGATTCTTTCTGGAGAGCAGATCGACTTCCTAATCGCAGGAGGTGACGTCGTGGCAAGAGTCTGCGCCGGAATCGAGGAAGATGTGAAAGCAGCAGGTGCTGTTTATGTCGGCAACAATGAGGCTACCGTGAAGACCTGTGCGGATAAGCACCTGTGTTTTGATCTTCTGTCTCGTCAGGGGATTCCATGCCCGCCGACCCATTTACTTTCAGAGACGGGTGCTTTTTCATATGACGCTACCTATCCCATCATTGTGAAGCCCCGAATTGAGAGTGGAGGCTCCCGTGGAATCAGTATTCTTTATAATGCCGACGACCTCCACAGTTTTGCCTCGTTGCATGCTGACGACGCAAATTCATGGATCTGCCAAGAGTATCTCAAGGATTCAACAAACGAATTGACGATTGGCGTGCTGTCCCAAAGAGATGGAACTGCAGCTGGATCAATATTGCTTCGAAGGACATTTCAAAACATGCTCTCAGTGCACGATCGCGGCCAGGAGCATCTGATCTCTTCTGGATCATCCCAGGGTGAGTTCTTTCGAGATGGGGACATAGAAGCTGCAGCGATGCAAATAGCAGATGCCGTGGGGAGTAGCGGCCCATTGAACATCCAGTGTCGCCTGAAGAATGGGGTGATTATGCCATTTGAGATCAACCCCCGATTCTCGGCATCTACATACCTCAGGGCCCTGGCAGGAGTTAACGAGGTCTCACTCTTTCTGAACCATCTTCTGTCTGGGTCTCCCATCAGATACCCTGTTCCTTCTGAGGGTCTAGCTCTTCGGTCTTTCGCTGAGTGCTTTGTTCCATCTCAACAGGATGCCGGCTAA
- a CDS encoding sugar nucleotide-binding protein, with amino-acid sequence MFSVVYNDTIAVASVFDDIPPSWLVVDCRPLIDGDGNAKQLVEGILAVGLGQLNLGRKVCFACDYGHSRSNCLAALAISRHGSIPLGDAIILIKEKHVESCIKPSLLRSLIGNSSEDVRQRAFAITGADQPLGRLLLQSVHKMNGGLLPVSLDDSWDAEKGSTRYEDVLSLNRITDLIHSAYPDPPNSYLSSKQSYVQFVDILQACIAANCVFHYVSSWSVFEASTDHEVVESSRPVPFSLYSQARCLQEQQLIYAAQSSGLRFKIYRLPCLLSRDSILPRFLTYFAHTASSGKDIYIHRYSNGFPVVPMMSLEVAVCQLTQQMLSPGVGNDIIHVCRHSCRISVAELGRQIARVCGVNVFETPVERNAFAGSLHSQYHSIDSLSPSGIPAEEFDPMDYVQSCIRTSRHSSLSD; translated from the coding sequence ATGTTCTCTGTTGTCTATAATGACACCATTGCTGTTGCGAGTGTCTTTGACGATATCCCTCCGAGCTGGCTAGTTGTAGATTGCAGGCCACTGATTGATGGCGATGGGAATGCAAAGCAATTGGTCGAGGGTATTCTTGCTGTCGGCCTAGGCCAGCTCAATCTTGGAAGGAAGGTGTGCTTTGCTTGTGATTATGGCCATTCACGCAGTAATTGCTTAGCTGCACTGGCGATCAGCCGCCATGGTTCCATTCCCTTAGGTGATGCGATCATCCTCATCAAAGAGAAGCATGTCGAGTCATGCATCAAGCCCAGCCTGCTCCGATCCCTGATAGGCAATTCCAGCGAAGATGTACGCCAACGAGCCTTCGCCATCACGGGTGCTGATCAACCTTTGGGCCGTCTATTGCTTCAAAGTGTCCACAAGATGAATGGTGGCCTTCTTCCCGTCAGTCTTGACGACTCTTGGGATGCAGAAAAAGGATCCACGAGGTATGAAGATGTCTTGAGTCTGAACCGGATTACAGACCTCATTCACTCCGCATATCCTGATCCTCCAAACTCATACCTTAGCTCAAAGCAATCATACGTTCAGTTCGTCGATATTCTCCAGGCCTGCATCGCTGCAAACTGCGTGTTTCATTACGTCTCGTCATGGAGTGTTTTCGAAGCTTCTACTGACCATGAGGTTGTCGAATCTTCCCGCCCCGTCCCCTTCTCTCTCTATTCCCAAGCCCGATGCCTGCAGGAGCAGCAACTGATCTATGCGGCTCAGTCAAGCGGTTTGCGCTTTAAGATTTACCGACTGCCTTGTCTGCTTTCAAGGGACTCGATTCTTCCGCGATTCCTGACCTACTTCGCCCATACGGCTTCATCGGGAAAGGATATTTACATTCATCGGTATAGCAACGGGTTTCCCGTCGTTCCAATGATGAGTCTGGAGGTTGCTGTCTGCCAATTGACGCAACAGATGCTGTCCCCTGGTGTGGGCAATGACATCATCCATGTTTGTCGTCATTCATGCAGGATCTCGGTGGCTGAGCTGGGTAGGCAAATCGCCAGGGTCTGCGGGGTGAATGTCTTCGAGACCCCTGTTGAACGTAACGCTTTTGCAGGTAGTCTTCATAGCCAATATCATTCTATTGACAGTCTGTCTCCGTCTGGCATTCCTGCGGAAGAGTTTGATCCAATGGACTATGTTCAGAGCTGCATCAGGACGTCTAGGCATTCTTCGCTGAGCGACTGA
- a CDS encoding ABC transporter permease: protein MSVTRIQPRRRFSFFEWKEIVEYRDLLYYLSLRDIKLRYKQTSLGVVWVILQPLVPAIIFAVLFGNFARLPSNGQPYLLMVFTGLIPWSLFSNTIGRAGGSLVGNAGLLSKIYFPRLIIPLASMGSVVVDGLVSLVVLAILLALFGFGLGWHLLAAPFFLLAAFLMGLGLTLIVASLNVYHRDFGYAVPFALQAWNYLTPIVYSSALIPERWQFLYSLNPTVGLIEGFRWSVLGGVPITFTMMASMLTGLVASLVIGMAVFLRIERGFADIV, encoded by the coding sequence ATGAGCGTCACTCGCATTCAGCCCAGGCGTCGCTTTTCATTCTTTGAGTGGAAGGAGATCGTCGAGTATCGCGATCTCCTGTATTACCTGTCGCTTCGCGACATCAAGCTGCGCTACAAGCAGACGAGCCTGGGCGTGGTCTGGGTGATCCTGCAGCCGCTGGTGCCGGCCATCATCTTTGCCGTGCTTTTCGGCAACTTCGCCCGTCTGCCCAGCAATGGTCAGCCCTACCTGCTGATGGTGTTCACGGGTCTGATCCCTTGGAGCCTGTTCAGCAACACGATCGGCAGGGCCGGAGGCAGCCTGGTGGGCAATGCGGGGCTGCTGTCGAAGATCTACTTTCCCCGTCTGATCATCCCCCTGGCCTCGATGGGATCGGTGGTTGTCGATGGCCTAGTGAGCCTTGTTGTCTTGGCGATTCTGCTGGCCCTCTTCGGCTTCGGTCTGGGTTGGCATCTGCTGGCCGCCCCCTTCTTCCTGCTGGCGGCCTTCCTTATGGGCCTGGGCCTGACGCTGATCGTGGCCTCGCTGAACGTCTATCATCGCGACTTCGGTTATGCGGTACCGTTCGCCCTGCAGGCCTGGAATTACCTGACTCCCATCGTCTATTCATCGGCATTGATTCCTGAACGATGGCAGTTCTTGTATTCCCTCAATCCAACAGTGGGCCTGATTGAAGGATTCCGCTGGTCGGTGCTGGGTGGTGTGCCCATCACCTTCACCATGATGGCGAGCATGCTGACCGGGCTGGTCGCATCGTTGGTGATTGGCATGGCAGTTTTCCTGCGCATTGAGAGGGGTTTCGCCGATATCGTATGA
- a CDS encoding DegT/DnrJ/EryC1/StrS aminotransferase family protein: MDDFSPPRIPYTRPSITELEVAYATDAARNGWGEHCYDYIVRFEEAFKRHLGVAYAIATSSCTGALHMGMYGLGIGPGDEVIMADSNWVATLAPIVHLGATPVFVDILLDSWCLDPEQVEAAITPRTKAIVAVHLYGNLCDMDALLAIGERHGIPVIEDAAEAIGSVFHGRRAGSMGRFGAFSFHGTKTITTGEGGMFVTNDPDLYEQVLTLSNHGRARGQTRQFWPDMVGFKYKMSNVQAAIGCAQIQRIDELVTAKRKIFMLYQEALKDLPLRMNPEPDGCTNGYWMPTFVVDDETPFQRDDLIGELQSNGVDARVFFWPLSSTPTGGRKAFETPYLADGIHLRALNLPSHHNLSDDDASFVCDKVHSYFSRKR, encoded by the coding sequence ATGGACGACTTCTCCCCCCCCAGAATTCCCTACACAAGGCCGTCGATCACGGAACTGGAGGTGGCTTATGCCACCGATGCAGCCCGCAATGGTTGGGGTGAACATTGCTACGACTATATCGTCCGCTTCGAGGAGGCCTTCAAACGCCACCTGGGTGTGGCCTATGCCATCGCCACTAGCAGTTGCACCGGCGCACTGCACATGGGTATGTACGGCCTCGGTATCGGTCCAGGCGATGAGGTGATCATGGCAGATTCCAATTGGGTTGCGACGCTCGCCCCCATCGTTCACCTCGGGGCTACACCGGTGTTTGTGGACATCCTGTTGGATAGCTGGTGCCTGGATCCCGAGCAGGTGGAGGCTGCGATCACGCCCAGGACCAAGGCCATCGTGGCGGTGCACCTTTATGGCAACCTCTGCGACATGGATGCTCTGTTGGCGATTGGAGAGCGTCATGGCATCCCCGTGATAGAAGATGCCGCTGAGGCGATTGGTTCGGTTTTTCACGGCAGGCGTGCCGGGAGTATGGGCCGTTTCGGTGCATTCTCCTTCCATGGCACCAAAACCATCACCACAGGCGAAGGTGGCATGTTTGTCACTAACGATCCAGATCTTTACGAGCAGGTGTTGACGCTTTCCAACCATGGGCGTGCCCGTGGCCAAACCAGGCAGTTCTGGCCTGATATGGTGGGCTTCAAGTACAAGATGAGTAATGTCCAAGCTGCAATCGGCTGCGCACAGATCCAGCGGATTGATGAACTTGTTACCGCCAAACGAAAGATCTTCATGCTCTATCAAGAGGCACTGAAGGATCTTCCGCTCAGGATGAATCCTGAGCCGGATGGCTGCACCAACGGCTACTGGATGCCTACCTTTGTGGTTGACGATGAAACTCCTTTCCAACGTGACGACTTGATCGGAGAGCTGCAATCGAATGGAGTGGATGCAAGGGTCTTTTTCTGGCCTCTGAGCTCAACGCCCACGGGTGGCCGCAAGGCCTTTGAGACTCCCTATCTCGCTGATGGCATTCATCTGCGAGCGCTCAATCTTCCCTCCCATCACAATCTCTCGGATGATGATGCTTCGTTTGTCTGCGACAAGGTCCACTCTTATTTCTCTCGCAAGCGCTGA
- the rfbC gene encoding dTDP-4-dehydrorhamnose 3,5-epimerase: MNVQFLAIDGPLLLTPAVYGDERGWFSESWNRRRFAEALGLSEADAPEFVQDNHSRSVRGVLRGLHFQRAPHPQGKLVRCTVGEVFDVAVDLRRDSPTLGQWVGERLSAENQHQLWVPVGFAHGFLTLSAVAEVQYKTAGYWSRECERSLAWNDPAIGIDWPLGELPAPHQPLLAPKDAAAPGLGALAAAGDLFAPDNV; encoded by the coding sequence ATGAACGTGCAGTTCCTGGCCATCGACGGCCCCCTGCTGCTCACCCCGGCGGTGTACGGCGATGAGCGGGGCTGGTTCAGCGAGAGCTGGAACCGGCGCCGCTTTGCCGAGGCCCTGGGCCTGAGCGAGGCGGACGCCCCCGAGTTCGTCCAGGACAACCACTCCCGCTCCGTGCGGGGGGTGCTGCGGGGGCTGCATTTCCAACGGGCCCCCCACCCCCAGGGCAAGCTCGTGCGCTGCACCGTCGGGGAGGTGTTCGATGTGGCCGTCGACCTGCGCCGGGACTCCCCCACCCTGGGCCAGTGGGTGGGCGAGCGGCTCAGCGCCGAGAACCAGCACCAGCTGTGGGTGCCGGTGGGCTTCGCCCACGGCTTCCTGACCCTCAGCGCCGTGGCTGAGGTGCAGTACAAGACCGCCGGCTACTGGAGCCGGGAGTGCGAGCGCTCCCTGGCCTGGAACGACCCGGCGATCGGCATCGACTGGCCCCTGGGGGAGCTGCCGGCGCCCCACCAGCCCCTGCTGGCCCCCAAGGACGCCGCCGCCCCCGGTCTGGGGGCCCTGGCGGCCGCCGGCGATCTGTTCGCGCCCGACAACGTGTGA
- a CDS encoding class I SAM-dependent methyltransferase has protein sequence MTHHCRHCGTPLQHEVIDLGHQPPSNAYLSEAKLSLPEITFPLRVYVCSNCWLVQLPMHAPADELFTADYAYFSSTSITWCQHAERFVKAALDRLSLGPGSLVVEVASNDGYLLQYVKAQGIPCLGIEPTRATAEAARSKGIDTHERFFGGDFAAELVSQGFRADLLVANNVLAHVPDINDFLAAISRVLKPSGVASVEFPHLLRLLDGNQFDTIYHEHYSYLSITTLQRMAEDAGLMVLDAEQITTHGGSLRVWLARSGDPAAADQTPQERQAVEGVLAEESAAGLTSLEAYDRCQERALEAKFALMEYLLAARRSGKRVLAYGAAAKGNTLLNFAGIRSDLLEAVADLAPSKIGKWLPGSHIPIIDVDALLERQPDELLVLPWNLAGEVKAQLRGRIDIPVKVAIPILTVI, from the coding sequence GTGACCCACCACTGCCGACACTGCGGAACTCCACTGCAGCATGAAGTCATTGATCTCGGCCATCAGCCGCCCAGCAATGCCTATCTGAGCGAGGCGAAGCTGAGTCTGCCGGAAATCACGTTTCCTCTGCGTGTGTATGTGTGCTCGAACTGCTGGCTCGTGCAGCTGCCCATGCATGCACCAGCGGATGAATTGTTCACTGCGGATTATGCCTACTTTTCCAGCACTTCCATCACTTGGTGTCAACATGCGGAGCGGTTCGTCAAGGCGGCCCTTGATCGCCTTTCGCTCGGTCCAGGCAGTCTGGTAGTTGAGGTGGCCAGCAATGATGGCTACCTGCTCCAGTACGTGAAGGCGCAAGGGATTCCGTGCCTTGGCATCGAGCCAACCCGTGCTACGGCGGAGGCCGCGAGGAGCAAAGGTATCGACACGCATGAGCGATTCTTCGGTGGCGATTTTGCCGCCGAGCTGGTTTCCCAGGGTTTCCGGGCCGATCTTTTGGTGGCCAACAACGTGCTCGCGCATGTCCCAGACATCAATGACTTCCTGGCGGCAATATCCCGTGTCCTCAAGCCCTCTGGTGTGGCCTCTGTGGAGTTTCCCCACTTGTTGCGATTGCTTGACGGCAACCAGTTCGACACGATCTATCACGAGCACTACAGCTACCTGAGCATTACGACTCTGCAGCGGATGGCTGAGGATGCCGGGCTGATGGTGCTCGACGCCGAGCAGATCACTACCCATGGCGGCAGCCTGAGGGTATGGCTTGCCCGTAGCGGGGATCCTGCCGCTGCTGACCAGACGCCGCAGGAACGGCAGGCTGTGGAAGGGGTCCTGGCGGAGGAGTCCGCAGCCGGGCTCACGTCCCTGGAGGCTTACGACCGCTGCCAGGAGCGCGCCTTGGAAGCCAAGTTTGCGCTGATGGAGTACTTGCTGGCTGCTCGCCGGTCCGGGAAGCGGGTGCTTGCCTATGGTGCCGCGGCCAAGGGAAACACCCTGTTGAATTTCGCAGGCATCCGCAGCGACCTGTTGGAAGCGGTGGCCGATCTTGCCCCCAGCAAGATTGGAAAATGGCTGCCAGGAAGCCACATTCCCATCATTGATGTTGATGCTCTCCTGGAGCGGCAGCCTGATGAGCTCCTTGTGCTTCCATGGAACCTGGCGGGCGAAGTGAAGGCCCAGCTCAGAGGCAGGATCGACATCCCTGTGAAGGTGGCGATCCCCATCCTCACGGTCATCTGA
- a CDS encoding ABC transporter ATP-binding protein, with amino-acid sequence MTSTSDIAVTVRSLGKSYRIDHLGTAEPSASATDGGFRGRWPWQGKGQSQRMSSEIFWALRDVDFEVPRGKVFGVIGRNGAGKSTLLKILSRITEPTTGMAEIRGRVGSLLEVGTGFHPELSGRENIYLNGTLLGMRRRQIDRVFDAIVDFAEVHRFIDTPVKRYSSGMYVRLAFAVAAHLEPDILIIDEVLAVGDLQFQKKCLGKMKDVTGQGRTVLFVSHSLSTVNSLCDECMLLENGRVTQIGPTESVTASYFASSEETAGSVLDLAADPPGDACCRMLGARLVDRTGNELSFVYIDREFGIEMTYELLEPSTGPVIPNLHFFTGGLYAFVTSPSQESPVASGSHRATVWLPARLLNEGTYSVNFAATTVSPQCIHFYVQDQFCFEVIEDLHDEARHGAVHKVPGAVRPHLNWSLR; translated from the coding sequence ATGACTTCAACTTCAGATATTGCCGTCACGGTTCGCTCCCTGGGTAAGTCCTACAGGATTGATCATCTGGGCACGGCCGAACCCTCCGCCAGCGCCACCGATGGTGGCTTCCGGGGTCGCTGGCCCTGGCAGGGCAAGGGCCAGAGCCAGCGCATGAGCAGTGAGATCTTCTGGGCCCTGCGGGATGTTGATTTCGAGGTACCCCGTGGCAAGGTGTTTGGGGTGATCGGCCGCAACGGGGCGGGCAAAAGCACCCTGCTGAAGATCCTGTCCCGGATCACGGAGCCCACCACCGGCATGGCCGAGATTCGCGGCCGGGTGGGATCGCTGCTGGAGGTGGGTACCGGTTTCCACCCCGAGCTGAGCGGCCGCGAGAACATCTACCTCAATGGCACTTTGCTTGGGATGCGTCGCCGGCAGATCGATCGGGTCTTTGATGCGATCGTTGATTTCGCCGAGGTGCATCGCTTCATCGATACCCCTGTGAAGCGCTATTCCAGCGGCATGTATGTGCGCCTGGCCTTTGCCGTCGCCGCCCACCTGGAGCCGGACATCCTGATCATCGATGAAGTGCTGGCGGTGGGTGATCTTCAGTTTCAGAAGAAGTGCCTCGGCAAGATGAAGGATGTCACCGGTCAGGGCCGCACCGTGCTTTTCGTCAGCCACAGTCTCAGCACCGTCAACAGTCTCTGCGATGAGTGCATGTTGCTGGAGAATGGCAGGGTCACGCAGATTGGTCCCACGGAATCGGTCACGGCCTCCTATTTCGCCAGCAGTGAGGAGACTGCAGGATCTGTACTCGATCTTGCGGCGGATCCACCCGGAGACGCTTGTTGTCGCATGCTCGGAGCAAGGTTGGTGGACCGGACCGGGAATGAACTCAGCTTTGTCTATATCGATCGCGAGTTCGGAATCGAGATGACCTATGAGCTCCTAGAGCCTTCCACGGGACCTGTCATCCCGAATCTCCACTTTTTTACAGGGGGTCTGTATGCGTTCGTCACCAGCCCTAGTCAGGAGTCTCCGGTCGCATCAGGAAGCCATCGTGCAACAGTATGGTTGCCAGCGCGGCTGCTCAACGAAGGGACCTATTCTGTTAACTTTGCGGCTACGACGGTTAGCCCACAGTGTATTCACTTTTATGTTCAGGATCAGTTTTGCTTTGAGGTCATCGAGGATCTGCATGATGAAGCTCGCCATGGGGCCGTTCATAAAGTCCCCGGGGCTGTCAGGCCGCACCTGAACTGGAGCTTGCGTTGA
- the psbZ gene encoding photosystem II reaction center protein PsbZ, with product MQILNTLTVLALVVMSFALIVAVPVLYASTEDSGRSNRLILIGGAAWVALVLVNWGMSLLVV from the coding sequence ATGCAGATCCTCAACACCCTCACCGTTCTGGCCCTGGTGGTGATGTCCTTCGCCCTGATCGTGGCGGTGCCGGTGCTGTACGCGAGCACCGAGGACAGCGGCCGCTCCAACCGCCTGATCCTGATCGGCGGCGCCGCCTGGGTGGCCCTGGTGCTGGTGAACTGGGGGATGAGCCTGCTGGTGGTCTGA
- a CDS encoding bifunctional 2-polyprenyl-6-hydroxyphenol methylase/3-demethylubiquinol 3-O-methyltransferase UbiG, with the protein MNQELLRQQQFKWTRTGYHPEYNKQLAKYKVVSCLEQVARHCRDHADRRSLLDIACGDGYITEQLASSFEKVVGVDANADVVEMARQRIPGAEFHNALAEEYASSDLFSVVTLLDLLEHVQSPVDLLKHLNGFLKPGGVLIVHVPNAKAINRQMNVLMGSLTHCEELSPFDTEIAGHRRSYCMTSLLEDVERAGLVPVDQGGVFFKTLSTPQMDHLLSAPQWETAEHGWGRSGDTSVDWKERFCEASYRIGTEYPELCNVLHVTCMIP; encoded by the coding sequence ATGAACCAAGAGCTTCTACGCCAACAACAATTCAAGTGGACGCGAACAGGATATCATCCGGAATACAATAAGCAGCTCGCTAAGTATAAAGTGGTTTCGTGTCTTGAGCAGGTGGCTCGCCACTGCCGCGATCACGCGGACAGGAGATCTCTCCTGGATATCGCTTGTGGAGATGGATACATTACTGAACAGTTGGCCAGTTCATTTGAAAAGGTTGTTGGCGTTGATGCCAATGCCGACGTTGTGGAGATGGCCAGGCAGCGCATTCCTGGCGCTGAGTTCCATAATGCTTTGGCCGAGGAGTATGCCTCCAGTGATCTATTCAGTGTTGTCACGCTTCTCGACTTGCTTGAGCACGTGCAATCACCGGTTGATCTCCTGAAGCATCTAAATGGATTCTTGAAGCCTGGCGGTGTCCTTATCGTTCATGTTCCCAACGCCAAGGCCATCAACAGACAAATGAATGTCTTGATGGGGAGTCTTACTCACTGTGAAGAGTTGTCCCCATTTGATACTGAGATCGCAGGTCACCGTCGCTCCTACTGCATGACCTCACTCCTGGAAGACGTTGAGCGTGCTGGCTTGGTTCCAGTTGATCAGGGCGGAGTCTTCTTCAAGACCCTGTCCACTCCTCAGATGGATCACTTGCTTTCTGCACCCCAGTGGGAGACGGCGGAGCATGGATGGGGGAGGTCCGGCGATACCTCCGTTGACTGGAAAGAACGCTTCTGTGAGGCAAGTTACAGGATCGGAACAGAATATCCGGAGCTGTGCAATGTCTTGCATGTAACCTGCATGATTCCTTAG
- the rfbA gene encoding glucose-1-phosphate thymidylyltransferase RfbA: MNRKGLILAGGSGTRLAPLTTAVSKQLVPVYDKPMIYYPLSTLMLAGIREVLVITTPTDRPAFERLLGDGSGWGMEIRYAVQPSPDGLAQAFLIGADFLDGAPAALVLGDNLFHGHDLIPQLQGANGERPGATVFAYPVSDPERYGVVEFSGDGRVLSIEEKPAQPRSRYAVTGLYFYDHTVVERARQVRPSPRGELEITDLNQLYLNEGLLRVELMGRGMAWLDTGTPDSLHEAASYIRTLEKRQGLKVGCPEEVAWRLGWIDDGQLERLALPLKKSGYGDYLLRLLQEAASDHLALEPQR, translated from the coding sequence ATGAACCGCAAGGGACTCATCCTGGCGGGGGGCAGCGGTACGCGCCTGGCCCCGCTCACCACCGCCGTCAGCAAGCAGCTGGTGCCGGTGTACGACAAGCCGATGATCTACTACCCGCTCAGCACGCTGATGCTGGCGGGCATCCGCGAGGTGCTGGTGATCACCACCCCCACCGACCGTCCCGCCTTCGAGCGGTTGCTGGGGGACGGATCCGGCTGGGGCATGGAGATCCGCTATGCGGTGCAGCCCAGCCCCGATGGGCTGGCCCAGGCCTTCCTGATCGGCGCCGATTTTCTTGATGGCGCCCCGGCGGCCCTGGTGCTGGGGGACAACCTGTTCCATGGCCACGACCTGATCCCCCAGCTGCAGGGGGCCAACGGCGAGCGGCCCGGGGCGACGGTGTTCGCCTACCCGGTGAGCGACCCGGAGCGCTACGGGGTGGTGGAGTTCAGCGGCGATGGCCGGGTGCTGAGCATCGAAGAGAAGCCTGCCCAGCCGCGCAGCCGCTACGCCGTGACCGGCCTGTACTTCTACGACCACACGGTGGTGGAGCGGGCCCGCCAGGTGCGCCCCTCGCCGCGGGGCGAACTGGAGATCACCGACCTCAACCAGCTCTACCTCAATGAGGGCCTGCTGCGGGTGGAGCTGATGGGCCGCGGCATGGCCTGGCTGGACACCGGCACCCCCGATTCCCTGCACGAGGCGGCCAGCTACATCCGCACCCTGGAGAAGCGCCAGGGCCTCAAGGTGGGCTGCCCGGAGGAGGTGGCCTGGCGCCTGGGCTGGATCGACGACGGCCAGCTGGAGCGGCTGGCCCTGCCCCTGAAGAAATCCGGCTACGGCGACTACCTGCTGCGGCTGCTGCAGGAGGCCGCCAGCGACCACCTGGCCCTGGAGCCCCAGCGATGA
- a CDS encoding dTDP-4-dehydrorhamnose 3,5-epimerase family protein has protein sequence MADPSHRATALEGVLEIRRQPHGDHRGRFLNVFRREEWNQLWGWDRPIEQVNLSHNPSPGTLRGLHLQRGTPPEVRLVTCVVGRVWDVAVDLRPGSATRGHWVAVDLSAEAGNSLLIPTGCAHGFQVLEPDSTLLYLHGAPYRPSEETGVRWDDPQLGIDWPMQPRELSERDRSLPLLERLL, from the coding sequence ATGGCCGACCCCAGCCACCGCGCCACGGCCCTCGAAGGTGTGCTGGAGATCCGGCGCCAGCCGCACGGCGATCATCGTGGCCGCTTCCTGAATGTCTTCCGGCGTGAGGAATGGAACCAGCTCTGGGGATGGGATCGGCCGATCGAGCAGGTGAATCTCAGCCACAACCCAAGCCCCGGCACGCTCCGGGGACTGCATCTGCAACGGGGAACACCTCCCGAGGTTCGCTTGGTCACCTGCGTGGTGGGGCGTGTATGGGATGTGGCTGTTGACCTGCGGCCGGGCTCCGCGACGCGTGGCCACTGGGTGGCGGTGGACCTCAGCGCCGAAGCGGGGAACTCACTGCTAATCCCTACGGGCTGTGCCCATGGGTTTCAGGTGCTAGAGCCGGACAGCACCTTGCTTTACCTTCACGGGGCTCCCTATCGCCCTTCGGAGGAGACGGGTGTGCGATGGGATGATCCACAGCTCGGCATCGACTGGCCGATGCAGCCCAGGGAATTGAGTGAGCGTGACCGGTCGCTGCCCCTCCTGGAGCGCCTGCTGTGA